A region from the Vibrio sp. SS-MA-C1-2 genome encodes:
- a CDS encoding HD domain-containing protein: MLEQQLLKFIKEEMTQDLAHDINHVLRVVELAKKLAIEEGANLAVILPAAYLHDCFSFEKNHPQRSQSSLFAADKAIHFLQTINYPDQYLADIHHAILTHSYSANIKTETLEAQVVQDADRLDALGAIGIARCIQVSCKFNTRLYSTEDPFCEHRELDDKHFTVDHFYNKLFKLELKMNTQSGKEEAQKRTEYMKGYLAQLANEISS; encoded by the coding sequence ATGTTAGAGCAGCAGTTATTAAAGTTTATTAAGGAAGAAATGACTCAAGATTTAGCCCACGATATCAACCATGTTCTGCGTGTTGTAGAGTTGGCAAAAAAGCTCGCGATTGAAGAAGGCGCAAATCTTGCCGTTATTCTTCCTGCTGCTTATCTTCATGACTGTTTCTCTTTCGAAAAGAATCACCCTCAACGAAGTCAAAGTTCTTTGTTTGCTGCAGATAAAGCGATTCATTTCCTTCAAACCATCAACTATCCTGATCAATACTTAGCTGATATTCACCACGCGATTCTTACCCATAGTTATAGCGCCAATATCAAAACTGAGACTTTAGAAGCACAAGTTGTACAAGACGCAGATAGATTAGATGCTTTGGGGGCAATTGGTATAGCTCGCTGTATTCAAGTGAGTTGTAAATTTAATACTCGACTTTACTCAACAGAAGACCCGTTTTGTGAACATAGAGAATTAGATGATAAACATTTTACCGTCGACCACTTCTATAACAAGTTATTTAAATTAGAATTAAAGATGAATACTCAAAGTGGAAAAGAAGAAGCACAGAAGAGAACGGAATATATGAAAGGGTATTTAGCACAATTAGCGAATGAGATATCCAGTTAG
- a CDS encoding deoxynucleoside kinase, which yields MKLISVEGNIGAGKSTLLPKLAEALGFHYLLEPVDSDPEFLRLLTEFNKETDSVSARNNFQRYMTNLRADMLKNVDQNGSYIIERSLLSDLVFTHATMANYEKTAEDAGQHMDCYKHLIGRLLDYPVVNVCVYLRTTPKISYDRMYNRGREAEMKTPLSYIEDLSTFHDAVLPQACRKSGTHLITVNWDQPQSNIDDLVETIKAKLAE from the coding sequence ATGAAACTTATTAGTGTCGAAGGAAATATTGGCGCGGGCAAAAGCACGCTACTCCCAAAACTTGCAGAAGCACTTGGCTTCCATTACTTGTTAGAGCCTGTAGACTCAGATCCTGAGTTTTTGCGTCTATTGACTGAGTTTAATAAAGAAACGGACAGTGTTAGTGCACGTAATAACTTTCAGCGTTATATGACAAACTTACGCGCGGATATGCTTAAAAATGTTGACCAAAATGGTTCTTATATCATTGAACGTAGCCTATTAAGTGATCTTGTTTTTACCCATGCAACAATGGCTAATTATGAGAAGACTGCGGAAGATGCGGGTCAACACATGGATTGTTATAAGCATCTGATTGGGCGTTTACTTGATTATCCAGTTGTAAATGTTTGTGTCTATCTTCGTACCACACCAAAAATTAGTTATGACCGTATGTATAATCGCGGCCGTGAAGCTGAGATGAAGACACCATTAAGTTATATTGAAGATTTGTCAACTTTCCATGATGCTGTATTGCCACAAGCATGTCGTAAATCAGGCACTCACCTAATTACAGTTAATTGGGATCAGCCTCAAAGTAATATTGATGATTTAGTTGAGACGATAAAAGCAAAGCTTGCTGAATAA
- a CDS encoding peptidylprolyl isomerase — MITLKTNYGDISIALNTDKSPVTCRNFLNYCQQGFYQGTIFHRVIKGKIIQGGGFTDQMIEKEGNSPIVNEANRGLRNTTGTIAMARTDAPHSATSQFFINISNNKSLNYHSATNNGWGYTVFGQVTLGMDIVKAIAEVEIINTAEHDHLPKQTVIIEEVVIKEA; from the coding sequence ATGATTACATTAAAAACAAACTATGGTGATATTTCTATTGCTTTAAATACAGACAAATCTCCCGTCACATGTCGAAATTTTTTAAATTATTGTCAACAAGGGTTTTATCAAGGCACAATATTTCATCGAGTAATCAAAGGTAAAATTATTCAAGGTGGTGGCTTTACTGATCAAATGATAGAAAAAGAAGGTAACTCACCGATTGTCAATGAAGCTAATCGTGGTTTAAGAAATACAACAGGTACGATAGCGATGGCAAGAACAGATGCCCCTCACTCAGCAACAAGCCAATTTTTTATCAATATAAGTAACAATAAGTCCTTAAATTACCATTCAGCAACAAATAATGGATGGGGATATACTGTTTTTGGTCAAGTAACTTTAGGAATGGATATAGTCAAAGCAATAGCTGAAGTTGAAATAATTAATACTGCAGAACACGATCATCTACCAAAGCAAACCGTCATTATTGAAGAGGTCGTGATTAAAGAAGCTTAA